In Fluviispira sanaruensis, a genomic segment contains:
- a CDS encoding DUF1003 domain-containing protein codes for MQLAKRKLKSFKEIRDKSGNSFYEFSTSWWALLFFISLVGGCVIWNTFMAPTLKFDPYPYNGLRTVLALLGAIQTPILLLYSRKSTDYRKSLLEQDYELEKKIFKKIEIIESEIKHDREMYLKEFKQISRLTRKLSGRKKKVKNLENIKMENNDLLKAEIQKSEILKNKKAEKIESVEKISA; via the coding sequence ATGCAGTTGGCTAAGAGGAAATTAAAATCTTTCAAAGAAATCCGTGATAAATCCGGCAATAGCTTTTATGAATTTTCAACTTCCTGGTGGGCTCTGCTGTTTTTTATTTCACTTGTTGGTGGCTGCGTTATTTGGAATACTTTTATGGCTCCAACTTTGAAATTCGACCCTTATCCCTATAATGGATTGCGCACGGTTTTAGCACTTTTAGGGGCAATTCAAACACCTATTCTTTTACTTTATAGTCGGAAATCAACAGACTATAGAAAATCGTTGCTTGAACAAGACTATGAGCTTGAAAAAAAGATTTTTAAGAAAATTGAAATCATTGAGTCTGAAATAAAGCACGATAGAGAAATGTACTTAAAAGAGTTTAAACAAATTTCTCGACTCACTCGAAAACTATCAGGAAGGAAGAAAAAAGTTAAAAATTTAGAAAATATTAAAATGGAGAATAATGATTTGCTTAAAGCTGAAATTCAGAAAAGTGAAATATTGAAGAATAAAAAAGCAGAGAAAATAGAGAGTGTGGAGAAAATATCTGCTTAA
- a CDS encoding phytanoyl-CoA dioxygenase family protein yields MISQADLLLYHEQGYIIIPDFASINECSALREHAAALVEAFDPTSEPGCLWNADLPMNHVSAHFFRESLNKASIFFESSTILSNGLMHYDKMKTAIKIGHALHDCDPVFQSFTHSLRMNQLMQALGYKTPFIAQSRYFFKQPGLKGAVHPHQDSSVVYTEPLSCCALWIALENATIENGCLWIIPNSHHNGLLSRVMNEPSASDGRRFLKFANTPPSNDNLFVPLEVKTGSAILMNGELIHQSKENKSNVSRQAYAIHFFEGFKTHTYSHDNWLQRPGGFGELTLSSNHI; encoded by the coding sequence TTGATAAGCCAAGCTGATTTACTCTTATATCATGAGCAAGGTTATATAATTATTCCTGACTTTGCTTCTATAAACGAATGCTCTGCCTTACGTGAGCATGCTGCTGCATTGGTAGAAGCATTTGATCCAACAAGTGAGCCAGGTTGTCTATGGAACGCAGACTTGCCTATGAATCATGTGTCAGCTCATTTTTTTCGTGAAAGTTTGAATAAAGCGAGTATTTTTTTTGAATCGAGCACAATACTGAGCAATGGCCTCATGCATTATGATAAAATGAAAACAGCAATTAAAATTGGCCATGCACTTCATGATTGTGATCCCGTTTTTCAATCGTTCACTCACTCTTTACGCATGAATCAATTGATGCAAGCTTTAGGATATAAAACCCCTTTCATTGCACAATCAAGATACTTTTTTAAGCAGCCTGGTCTCAAAGGGGCCGTACATCCTCATCAAGATTCCTCGGTCGTTTACACAGAGCCTCTATCATGTTGTGCTCTCTGGATAGCTTTGGAAAATGCTACAATTGAAAATGGTTGCCTGTGGATTATCCCCAATTCTCACCATAACGGATTGTTGTCTCGTGTCATGAATGAACCGAGTGCTTCCGACGGGAGACGTTTTCTAAAGTTTGCTAATACACCGCCTTCAAATGATAATTTATTTGTGCCACTTGAGGTTAAAACAGGTTCGGCTATTCTCATGAATGGAGAACTTATTCATCAGAGCAAGGAAAATAAATCAAACGTTTCAAGACAGGCGTATGCGATACATTTTTTTGAGGGTTTTAAAACACATACTTACTCTCATGATAACTGGTTACAACGACCAGGTGGCTTTGGTGAACTCACTCTATCATCCAATCACATTTGA
- the leuS gene encoding leucine--tRNA ligase produces MAYQHKQLEPRWQKYWKDKNIFITNEDKSKPKYYALDMFPYPSASGLHVGHPLGYTATDITSRYYRMKGYNVLHPMGWDAFGLPAEQHAIDTGEHPAKLTYASIENFKKQLDSIGFSYDWSREVATCDPKFFHWTQWIFTKLFEKGLAYQAEVFVNWCPVLKTVLANEEVIEGKSERGGHPVFRVPMKQWMLKITSYAERLLADLDELDWPESTKEIQRNWIGKSIGAKVKFAIENFESEKIEIFTTRPDTLFGATYMVLAPEHPLVNNITIEENKAHIAEYREFASRKSDLDRTELNKEKTGVFTGSYAINPVNNEKIPIWISDYVMMGYGTGAIMAVPAHDTRDHEFALKFNLKIIQVVSAQDNSFDIQKEAYTNDGEIINSHFLNGLNIEAAKDKIIQYLVEKNLGEKSITYKLRDWVFSRQRYWGEPIPIMKDAQGNVLRAFKESELPLTLPEVQSYEPTGDGKSPLSAITSWVQKKAKDGTLEFVETDTMPGSAGSSWYFLRYVDPFNSKQLADFEKLKYWMPVDLYVGGQEHAVGHLLYSRFWTKVLFDIGICPVKEPYQKLVHQGMICKNGAKMSKSKGNGLSPDEVIDQYGADSLRVYEMFMGPLTQTKEWDDSNLAGVHRFLSRVERFYLSDEGKSLLNSEPATQQDQKVLHKTIKKVTEDIENLSFNTAIAQMMIFLNSVAESQCKNKEILNKFLQILSPFAPHLSEELWYKCFVEEKVSPESSKYKFISLSEWPSYNPEFIIDNEIKIGVQVNGKHRGEITIPLNASQEIAVAAAMENSNVKATLEGKTLRKTIYVANRILNFVAT; encoded by the coding sequence ATGGCGTACCAACATAAGCAACTTGAACCGCGCTGGCAAAAATACTGGAAAGATAAAAACATCTTCATAACAAATGAAGATAAATCTAAGCCAAAGTATTATGCGCTCGACATGTTTCCATATCCAAGCGCATCAGGATTGCACGTAGGGCACCCGCTTGGTTACACAGCGACAGATATCACTTCACGCTACTACCGCATGAAAGGGTATAATGTTTTGCACCCCATGGGCTGGGATGCCTTTGGCTTACCTGCAGAACAGCATGCAATAGACACAGGGGAACACCCTGCAAAGTTAACATATGCATCCATTGAAAACTTTAAAAAGCAGCTCGATAGTATTGGATTTTCTTATGACTGGAGCAGAGAAGTCGCTACATGTGACCCTAAATTCTTTCATTGGACACAATGGATTTTCACTAAATTATTTGAAAAAGGACTAGCATACCAAGCCGAAGTTTTTGTGAATTGGTGCCCAGTGTTAAAGACTGTTCTTGCAAATGAAGAAGTTATAGAAGGTAAAAGTGAGCGCGGTGGACATCCCGTCTTCCGGGTCCCCATGAAACAGTGGATGCTTAAAATAACTTCCTATGCAGAACGGCTTTTAGCAGATCTAGACGAACTCGATTGGCCAGAATCGACCAAAGAAATTCAACGAAATTGGATAGGAAAATCCATTGGTGCAAAAGTAAAATTTGCTATTGAAAATTTCGAGTCAGAGAAAATTGAGATTTTTACTACTCGCCCAGATACATTGTTTGGTGCAACTTATATGGTACTTGCCCCCGAACATCCACTCGTTAATAACATTACTATTGAAGAAAATAAAGCTCATATTGCTGAATATCGTGAGTTTGCTTCACGTAAGAGTGATCTTGACAGAACTGAATTAAATAAAGAAAAAACAGGTGTGTTCACAGGTTCATATGCAATTAATCCTGTAAATAATGAAAAAATCCCAATTTGGATCAGTGATTATGTGATGATGGGATATGGCACAGGAGCAATCATGGCGGTTCCTGCTCATGACACACGAGATCATGAATTTGCCCTAAAATTTAACTTAAAAATTATTCAAGTTGTATCAGCACAAGATAACTCCTTTGACATTCAAAAAGAAGCTTATACGAATGACGGAGAAATTATAAACTCTCATTTCCTCAATGGCTTAAATATTGAAGCGGCTAAAGATAAAATCATTCAATATTTAGTTGAGAAAAATCTTGGTGAAAAAAGCATTACCTATAAATTGAGAGACTGGGTTTTCAGCCGGCAAAGATATTGGGGAGAACCTATTCCTATTATGAAAGACGCTCAAGGCAATGTCTTAAGAGCTTTCAAAGAGTCTGAACTACCTTTAACTTTACCCGAAGTTCAAAGTTATGAGCCCACTGGAGATGGCAAAAGCCCTTTATCTGCAATTACAAGTTGGGTGCAAAAGAAAGCAAAAGATGGAACATTAGAGTTTGTTGAAACAGACACAATGCCTGGCAGCGCTGGTAGCAGTTGGTATTTCTTAAGGTATGTGGATCCGTTCAACAGCAAACAATTAGCAGATTTCGAAAAACTCAAATACTGGATGCCTGTTGACCTCTATGTTGGCGGACAAGAACATGCGGTTGGGCATTTGCTTTACTCAAGATTTTGGACAAAAGTTTTATTTGATATCGGTATATGCCCAGTAAAAGAGCCTTACCAAAAATTGGTTCACCAAGGCATGATCTGCAAAAATGGTGCTAAAATGTCTAAATCGAAAGGCAACGGTTTGAGCCCTGACGAAGTGATAGATCAGTATGGCGCAGATTCACTGAGAGTCTACGAAATGTTTATGGGACCACTCACCCAAACAAAAGAATGGGATGACAGCAACCTTGCAGGTGTGCACCGTTTCTTAAGTCGTGTAGAACGTTTTTATCTTTCGGATGAGGGTAAGAGTTTATTAAACTCAGAACCTGCTACCCAACAGGACCAAAAAGTACTGCATAAAACAATCAAAAAAGTAACAGAAGATATAGAAAATTTAAGTTTCAATACAGCGATTGCACAAATGATGATCTTTCTAAATTCCGTTGCAGAATCTCAATGCAAAAACAAAGAAATTTTAAATAAATTTTTACAAATTCTCTCTCCATTTGCTCCACACTTAAGTGAAGAACTTTGGTATAAATGTTTTGTCGAAGAAAAAGTATCTCCAGAAAGTAGCAAATATAAATTTATTTCTTTGAGTGAATGGCCATCATATAACCCAGAATTTATTATCGACAATGAAATAAAAATTGGCGTCCAAGTGAATGGCAAGCATAGAGGAGAGATAACAATTCCGTTAAATGCTAGCCAAGAGATCGCCGTTGCGGCAGCTATGGAAAATAGTAATGTAAAAGCAACTCTCGAAGGAAAAACATTAAGAAAAACTATTTATGTAGCAAATAGAATTTTGAACTTTGTGGCAACCTAA